One genomic segment of Paenibacillus xylanexedens includes these proteins:
- a CDS encoding carbohydrate ABC transporter permease, which produces MLTEKGLWTRLLTRLIFTGPTLFAFATVMIIPFLYGIYLTFTNWDGIAIDQNFVGWDNYIGVFKDTVFWKSFGMTLEYVFITVVLTNAVAFLLAYAVTRGMKAQGWFRAGFFLPNLVGGIVLGFIWQFIFNQVLVFAGQKMNLTLFSTSWLADPDKAFWALIVVTVWQYAGYMMVIYIAGLMNVPKDVMEAASIDGASNRKMLARIVLPLMVPSFIVCIFLSLQRGFMVYDLNVSLTSGGPFKSTEMVSMHVYEQAFLARDYGLGQAEAFVLFILVAAITLLQVYFSKKLEVEA; this is translated from the coding sequence ATGCTGACCGAAAAAGGATTATGGACACGTCTGCTCACCCGTCTGATCTTTACGGGCCCGACATTATTTGCGTTTGCTACAGTGATGATTATTCCATTTTTGTATGGTATTTATTTGACGTTTACGAACTGGGATGGCATTGCCATCGATCAAAACTTTGTTGGCTGGGATAATTACATCGGTGTGTTCAAGGACACCGTGTTCTGGAAATCATTCGGGATGACGCTGGAGTACGTATTTATTACCGTTGTGCTGACCAATGCGGTTGCTTTCCTGCTTGCTTATGCTGTAACCCGGGGAATGAAGGCACAGGGCTGGTTTCGGGCCGGATTTTTCCTACCGAATCTGGTGGGCGGAATCGTGCTTGGTTTCATCTGGCAGTTTATCTTTAATCAGGTACTCGTCTTTGCAGGACAAAAAATGAATCTCACGCTGTTTTCCACCTCCTGGCTGGCTGACCCTGATAAAGCGTTCTGGGCACTCATTGTGGTGACCGTTTGGCAGTATGCCGGCTATATGATGGTTATCTACATTGCAGGACTGATGAATGTGCCGAAGGATGTTATGGAAGCAGCCAGCATTGATGGGGCAAGTAATCGCAAAATGCTGGCGCGCATTGTATTGCCACTGATGGTTCCTTCGTTTATTGTATGCATCTTTTTGTCACTGCAACGGGGATTCATGGTGTATGATCTGAACGTCTCTTTGACCAGTGGCGGGCCCTTCAAGAGCACAGAGATGGTATCCATGCATGTTTATGAGCAGGCCTTTCTTGCTCGTGACTACGGATTGGGTCAGGCAGAAGCCTTTGTTCTGTTTATCCTTGTAGCCGCCATTACATTGCTCCAGGTCTATTTCAGCAAAAAACTGGAGGTCGAGGCATGA
- a CDS encoding ABC transporter substrate-binding protein, translating into MKRERKWMKLSVLSLIIMLVLSACGGKAATESDSSSEGSSSESVKITMLNSKSEINSQLEQAAKDFHAENPNITLEIVPVGSGQSPFEKASALYASGSPTTMMMLDTGDVEKFKDRVLDLTSESWMKDAVENSTAATTFDGKNYAFPFSIEGYGFIYNQNVLDQAVGGTFDPNSVQTTVQLDELFQKIAATGKSPLIVSPMDWSLGAHYLGLAYGGQSADRAKVDQFITDLKAGQVDLASNAVFNGLLDTFDLMKTYNIDKASPLSGTYERGPEVLGKGEVGIWFQGNWAWPQISSFDTADGKYGFLPVPVSNNPDDFGNTQISAAVSKRILLDKEKSTPAQQEAAKKFLDWIVYNEKGQDFLVNQASIIPAFSNITLEPTNPLGKSISEYIKAGKIEESMSTLPADHWSKLGASMQKYLADVIDRAGLASEIQAYWSNVK; encoded by the coding sequence ATGAAAAGAGAACGGAAATGGATGAAATTATCGGTATTGTCATTGATTATAATGCTTGTATTGTCAGCATGTGGAGGTAAAGCAGCGACGGAGTCCGACTCCTCTTCTGAGGGCAGCAGCAGTGAGAGTGTCAAAATTACCATGCTCAATTCCAAATCGGAAATTAACAGTCAGCTGGAGCAAGCGGCTAAAGACTTCCATGCCGAAAATCCAAATATCACACTCGAAATTGTACCTGTAGGCAGTGGACAGTCTCCGTTTGAAAAAGCGTCTGCCTTGTATGCCTCCGGCAGCCCTACAACGATGATGATGCTGGATACAGGAGATGTCGAGAAATTCAAGGATCGTGTTCTGGATCTCACATCCGAGTCTTGGATGAAGGATGCTGTGGAGAACAGCACAGCGGCTACAACGTTTGATGGCAAAAACTATGCCTTCCCGTTCTCTATTGAAGGATATGGATTCATCTATAACCAGAATGTTTTGGATCAGGCAGTAGGTGGGACATTCGATCCGAATTCTGTACAGACCACTGTACAGCTCGATGAGCTCTTCCAAAAGATCGCAGCTACTGGAAAATCACCTTTGATTGTATCTCCGATGGATTGGTCGCTTGGTGCGCACTATCTGGGGCTTGCATATGGTGGCCAGTCGGCGGACCGTGCGAAGGTGGATCAATTCATTACGGACCTGAAGGCAGGTCAAGTGGACCTTGCATCCAATGCCGTGTTTAATGGCTTGTTAGATACATTTGACCTGATGAAAACCTACAATATCGACAAGGCTTCTCCACTGTCCGGAACCTATGAGCGTGGACCTGAGGTCCTTGGCAAGGGTGAGGTAGGCATCTGGTTCCAGGGCAACTGGGCATGGCCACAAATTTCAAGCTTTGATACAGCAGATGGAAAATATGGCTTCCTCCCGGTACCTGTGAGCAATAATCCAGATGATTTCGGTAATACGCAAATCTCTGCTGCCGTATCCAAACGAATATTGCTGGATAAGGAAAAGAGCACACCAGCGCAGCAGGAAGCAGCGAAGAAATTTTTGGACTGGATCGTTTATAACGAAAAAGGTCAGGATTTCCTGGTGAATCAAGCCAGTATTATTCCGGCATTCAGCAACATTACACTGGAGCCAACCAATCCGCTTGGCAAATCCATTAGTGAATACATCAAGGCAGGAAAAATCGAGGAATCAATGAGCACACTTCCTGCGGATCACTGGTCCAAACTGGGTGCATCCATGCAGAAATATTTGGCTGACGTCATTGACCGTGCCGGACTTGCCAGTGAAATTCAGGCATACTGGAGCAACGTGAAATAA
- a CDS encoding LacI family DNA-binding transcriptional regulator yields MATIHDVALRAGVSVTTVSRVLNNRGYISQKTRDKVYQTMNELNYRPNEIARSLLRKQSNVIGLIIPDVSHPFFGELASYVEYHAYQNGFKIMLCNSHMDPSKEREYVEMLKGNRVDGIIMGSHTLEVDEYMNLHSPIVTFDRKIGEDIPFISSDNYQGGVMAAELLLAKNRRHLAHICGNLELQMLSNRRTIGFVDTLQAHGVKPVMIHETDLNVFDQHQYTELVDKLLAQHPEVDGLFVTSDLMAVHALKQIVLGGRKVPDDIAIIGYDDSRAAAYTVPGITTIRQPVEAMAKLAIDLIRRQLAEEKIEMEHILPVTIVERETT; encoded by the coding sequence ATGGCAACTATTCATGATGTTGCACTCAGGGCAGGAGTTTCTGTAACTACCGTCTCGCGTGTATTAAACAACCGGGGATATATCAGTCAGAAGACTCGGGACAAAGTGTATCAAACCATGAACGAACTGAACTATCGACCCAACGAAATTGCCCGGTCTCTTCTGCGTAAGCAATCCAATGTGATAGGCTTAATTATTCCTGATGTATCCCATCCGTTTTTTGGAGAACTGGCTAGCTATGTTGAGTATCATGCTTACCAGAATGGGTTTAAAATTATGTTATGCAATTCCCACATGGACCCTTCCAAAGAGCGTGAATATGTGGAAATGCTTAAGGGTAATCGCGTGGATGGCATTATTATGGGAAGTCATACACTGGAAGTTGATGAGTATATGAATCTGCATTCCCCAATCGTGACCTTTGATCGTAAGATCGGTGAAGACATCCCGTTTATCTCATCTGATAACTATCAGGGAGGGGTTATGGCTGCTGAATTGCTGCTGGCGAAGAACAGACGACATTTGGCACATATCTGTGGTAATTTGGAATTGCAAATGCTGTCCAATCGCCGGACGATAGGTTTCGTTGATACATTGCAGGCTCATGGAGTCAAACCGGTCATGATTCATGAAACCGATCTGAATGTGTTTGATCAGCATCAGTATACGGAATTGGTGGATAAGCTGCTTGCACAACACCCCGAGGTGGACGGGCTCTTTGTAACGAGTGATCTGATGGCGGTGCATGCGCTGAAGCAGATCGTGTTAGGTGGGCGCAAGGTACCCGACGATATCGCAATTATAGGTTATGATGACAGTCGTGCGGCAGCGTATACGGTGCCTGGCATTACAACCATCAGGCAGCCGGTGGAGGCCATGGCTAAGCTGGCGATTGATCTGATTCGGCGCCAACTCGCGGAAGAGAAGATCGAAATGGAGCATATTTTGCCGGTTACCATCGTGGAGAGAGAGACGACCTGA
- a CDS encoding FixH family protein — translation MSGQARWFMPFIILLLLTVGCSYEEQSQSGEMPEMIKVKLDVPEKASLHKPTRLQVKLAQGDAPLSQADHVQFQIWNELDDPPSVSPEQGMMTADELENQGAITATEAEEGLYEIQHTFEEPGTYVVQVHVTHGAMHSMPRARIVAE, via the coding sequence ATGAGCGGACAAGCTCGTTGGTTCATGCCCTTCATTATTCTGCTCCTCCTGACGGTGGGATGCTCTTATGAAGAACAGTCACAATCGGGCGAGATGCCAGAGATGATTAAAGTGAAACTTGACGTTCCAGAGAAGGCTTCTCTTCATAAACCAACACGGTTGCAGGTGAAGCTTGCACAGGGAGATGCACCGTTAAGTCAGGCTGACCATGTGCAATTCCAGATATGGAATGAGCTTGATGATCCGCCTTCTGTATCTCCGGAACAAGGTATGATGACAGCCGATGAACTGGAGAATCAGGGGGCTATTACTGCTACTGAGGCAGAGGAAGGGCTGTATGAAATCCAGCATACCTTTGAAGAACCAGGTACGTATGTGGTACAGGTCCATGTTACGCACGGAGCGATGCATAGCATGCCGAGAGCGAGAATTGTAGCGGAATGA
- a CDS encoding disulfide oxidoreductase, protein MSTSSKSERPARNVDTRLFVAWAVSVIATGGSLYFSEIKGFLPCDLCWYQRIFMYPLTILLGIAYFKDDVGITKYVLPLSFVGGGISLYHVTIQRIFSATGNAVACGKVPCYTDYLNWFGFITIPLLALIAFIIIIVMLWGIGKTPKSS, encoded by the coding sequence ATGAGTACATCATCAAAATCGGAGCGTCCAGCGAGAAATGTGGATACCCGGTTATTTGTTGCTTGGGCCGTTTCCGTTATTGCAACAGGGGGGAGTCTCTATTTCAGTGAGATCAAGGGCTTTCTTCCATGTGATCTGTGCTGGTACCAGCGTATATTCATGTATCCACTAACGATTTTGCTGGGCATTGCCTACTTTAAGGATGACGTGGGCATCACCAAATACGTACTCCCACTGAGTTTCGTCGGTGGCGGCATTTCGTTATATCATGTAACGATCCAGCGTATTTTTTCGGCTACAGGTAATGCCGTCGCGTGCGGTAAGGTTCCATGTTATACCGACTATTTGAACTGGTTTGGTTTCATCACGATTCCATTACTGGCACTGATCGCCTTTATCATCATCATCGTGATGCTGTGGGGTATCGGCAAAACACCAAAATCTTCTTAA
- a CDS encoding copper amine oxidase N-terminal domain-containing protein: protein MKMKKFIAPVLSLTLLMPGIAGAASAPQTPMTMMKASVNTPAADLRANLDHLLSEHFALAVTAMAKAYDGAKDADAAYKALDQNALDMQPAIASLYGDAGAKEFERIFRAHNKYTDDLVKATKMGNQAGIKQAQANINGFVDEFSTFLSTATEGKLPKAAAKQALKVHEDLVQKVFDEYVAGDYADAYKAYREGFKEMFDVSKALSTAITTQMPEKFENTKADTKAADLRSALNHLASEHFALSALQMQEEFDGRTAASNALITAEAGNTADFKAAIASVYGNDGANAFEKIWVTNHVNAQSDYVKAVKNNDAAARAAVEKRIDGFTTEFATFLDSATAGNLPKAAGQQALTTHENQVQNVLNQYAAGNYDASYTTNREGFKVMFGVGQALGNAIVTQFNDKFQEPATPAPAPDMTTVWMQLNSKMLKINNKTTNMDTTPVLWKNTTYIPLRFLSEGIGATVKWDKKAQQVTVMAGDDTLEFWVNNNVMEVNGVKKNVGATVFVNKDGRTQVPLRFIAELLNWDVKWAQKDGSITLTKSM from the coding sequence ATGAAGATGAAGAAGTTTATTGCACCTGTACTTAGCTTGACACTGTTGATGCCGGGGATCGCTGGAGCAGCTTCCGCACCACAGACACCAATGACAATGATGAAAGCATCCGTGAACACACCTGCGGCTGACCTGAGAGCAAACCTGGACCACCTGTTGTCCGAGCACTTTGCACTCGCAGTAACGGCAATGGCAAAAGCCTATGACGGAGCAAAAGATGCAGATGCAGCCTACAAAGCACTCGACCAAAATGCACTGGATATGCAACCGGCGATCGCTTCCCTATATGGTGACGCAGGTGCCAAAGAATTCGAACGCATCTTCCGCGCTCATAACAAATACACAGATGATCTGGTGAAAGCAACCAAAATGGGCAACCAGGCTGGAATCAAACAAGCACAAGCAAACATCAACGGTTTTGTGGATGAGTTCTCCACATTCCTGAGCACAGCTACTGAAGGCAAGTTGCCAAAAGCAGCAGCCAAACAGGCGCTGAAAGTACATGAAGATCTTGTGCAAAAAGTATTTGATGAGTATGTAGCTGGAGATTACGCTGATGCATACAAGGCTTACCGTGAGGGTTTCAAAGAAATGTTCGACGTAAGTAAGGCACTCTCCACAGCAATTACTACACAAATGCCTGAGAAATTCGAAAACACCAAAGCGGATACCAAAGCAGCTGATCTGAGATCTGCACTTAACCACTTGGCTTCCGAGCACTTTGCACTTTCGGCACTGCAAATGCAAGAGGAATTTGATGGACGTACAGCCGCTTCCAACGCACTGATTACAGCTGAAGCTGGAAACACAGCTGACTTCAAAGCAGCGATTGCTTCCGTTTACGGTAACGATGGTGCCAATGCTTTCGAGAAAATTTGGGTAACGAACCACGTTAATGCACAAAGCGACTATGTAAAAGCTGTTAAAAACAACGATGCTGCGGCTCGTGCGGCAGTAGAGAAACGTATTGATGGATTTACAACAGAGTTCGCTACATTCCTGGATTCAGCAACAGCTGGCAATCTGCCAAAAGCAGCAGGACAACAAGCGCTGACAACGCATGAAAATCAAGTACAAAACGTATTGAATCAATATGCAGCAGGTAACTATGATGCTTCTTACACAACAAATCGTGAAGGCTTCAAAGTGATGTTTGGTGTAGGTCAAGCCCTTGGTAATGCCATCGTGACTCAATTCAACGACAAATTCCAAGAGCCAGCAACACCTGCACCAGCGCCAGATATGACAACGGTGTGGATGCAACTGAACAGCAAAATGCTGAAAATTAACAACAAAACAACCAACATGGATACTACACCAGTGCTTTGGAAAAACACAACATACATTCCACTGCGTTTCTTGAGTGAAGGTATTGGCGCAACCGTGAAATGGGACAAAAAAGCACAACAAGTAACGGTAATGGCTGGCGATGATACCCTAGAATTCTGGGTGAACAACAACGTTATGGAAGTGAACGGTGTGAAGAAAAACGTGGGTGCAACGGTATTTGTAAATAAAGATGGACGTACACAAGTCCCTCTGCGCTTCATTGCTGAACTTCTGAACTGGGACGTGAAATGGGCACAAAAAGATGGTTCCATTACACTGACTAAATCGATGTAA
- a CDS encoding stalk domain-containing protein encodes MMKKNMKKSVATMMVLGMTLTGATGVFAGTQLEKISAYLNHGISFNVDGAAYSPTDGNGNKLAPITYNNSTYLPVRALADALHVPVSYDGKKGQVIIGQATSNPSALTNVTYSAAQKEAIQKAFAQFDGFETAYAPQQMIAGDTFKSVGAGGDGVSFVFNHMKVDVSPRDYSDGYTSKDVKLSNGVIAKWYTPDQTGMLTFQLDDRYVTLSSPDHKLSQAQLQQVAVSVQKSNSNNDQGITAFADVNYSKQQLDNIRKAFAKFDGFTTAYAPQHMVAGDTFKSVGAGGDGVNFVFNLMNVTVSPKDYSFSYDGKMVKLPNGVSAKWYTPDQMDMLTFKLDDRYVTISSPKNQLTHTQLEQMAVSVQKVK; translated from the coding sequence ATGATGAAAAAAAACATGAAGAAATCCGTAGCAACGATGATGGTACTGGGCATGACATTAACAGGAGCGACGGGTGTATTTGCCGGAACGCAACTGGAGAAAATCTCTGCATACCTTAACCATGGAATCAGCTTTAATGTTGATGGCGCGGCTTACTCACCAACGGATGGCAATGGAAACAAACTTGCTCCAATTACCTATAACAACTCCACTTATCTGCCCGTACGTGCGCTTGCTGATGCACTGCATGTGCCTGTATCCTATGACGGCAAAAAAGGACAGGTCATTATCGGCCAAGCGACAAGCAACCCATCAGCTTTGACAAATGTAACGTATAGCGCAGCACAAAAAGAGGCGATTCAAAAGGCTTTTGCACAATTCGATGGGTTCGAGACCGCTTATGCACCTCAGCAGATGATCGCAGGTGACACGTTCAAAAGTGTAGGTGCGGGTGGCGACGGCGTCAGCTTTGTTTTCAACCATATGAAAGTGGACGTGTCTCCAAGAGATTATTCGGACGGTTATACGAGCAAAGACGTGAAACTGTCCAATGGTGTTATTGCCAAATGGTACACACCAGATCAAACGGGCATGCTCACGTTCCAACTGGATGATCGCTACGTTACCCTTAGCTCGCCGGATCATAAGCTAAGCCAAGCTCAGTTGCAACAAGTCGCTGTCTCTGTTCAAAAGTCTAACAGCAACAATGATCAAGGGATCACTGCATTCGCTGATGTGAACTATAGCAAACAACAATTGGATAACATTCGCAAAGCATTTGCGAAGTTTGACGGGTTCACAACAGCCTATGCCCCACAACATATGGTTGCTGGAGATACGTTCAAAAGCGTAGGTGCAGGCGGTGATGGTGTAAACTTTGTTTTCAATCTTATGAATGTAACGGTATCCCCTAAAGATTACTCGTTCAGCTATGATGGTAAAATGGTAAAACTGCCTAATGGCGTATCAGCCAAATGGTATACACCAGACCAAATGGATATGCTCACGTTCAAGCTGGATGATCGTTATGTAACCATCAGCTCACCGAAAAACCAATTGACTCACACTCAACTGGAGCAAATGGCGGTATCCGTACAAAAAGTGAAATAA
- a CDS encoding DUF6138 family protein: protein MSTLYDQAMEEMITTIHEWFDEQEKRDDLESVVKRTTLQMGIFNDIVLDYKPGRTTVDSLDLGLDDDVKSKQAGVFTEEQVRNDIGPKLVEVVQERLDKLADTPLIDYRFTLRGKFPTTEGKLQLTLLEWINEEKRKLLFERIHTYIDKNLENSTYPTKPLESFFLTSHLLDPKLFPELDVAWTIRQYDRIQELNQGRPEALAEHRGEITRALTAWSENQFLPQYYDVQSSPYRTNEYSLKPGATLQSNIETKTGQHLDEHGKQQTSGIQPIDLLLYAAVMILRFEPSYSKPKGVTFLELAKQLGSKRAARMMTEGSGTYAKDDIDVKTEEVECKANDVFALTTIHIRKEEAVAYQQALTFITHLLKQGFPKSYKIKLKSSVKQYLPIKGLAKSDTHRFFANALEYPELHPLLEEYAREAIQEFEFYEDTEGEKSCMPGSYATFGLGLVDERYFPLVEYYMGDVDDEHQLIQDKFIAAFVEKQGVTVQSIPALVASLRRSTDSLKLKIQPELENEEILEQLVRQIQGLESYEAEHVLYPIFGKVEKLTTLARKAEGRRKELLLELLQAAGK, encoded by the coding sequence ATGAGTACACTTTATGATCAGGCGATGGAAGAGATGATTACGACGATCCATGAATGGTTTGATGAACAGGAAAAGCGGGATGACTTGGAAAGTGTTGTGAAGCGAACCACGCTGCAAATGGGTATTTTTAATGATATTGTACTGGATTACAAACCTGGACGGACCACGGTAGACAGCCTGGATCTGGGTTTGGATGATGATGTGAAATCAAAGCAGGCAGGAGTCTTTACCGAGGAACAGGTACGGAACGATATCGGGCCTAAGCTTGTAGAGGTTGTTCAGGAAAGATTGGACAAGCTGGCAGATACTCCGTTGATTGACTACCGCTTCACCTTGCGAGGGAAATTCCCAACAACCGAAGGCAAGCTGCAACTGACTTTATTGGAATGGATAAACGAAGAGAAAAGAAAGCTGCTCTTTGAGCGTATTCATACCTATATAGACAAGAATCTGGAGAACAGTACATATCCAACGAAGCCATTAGAATCCTTCTTTTTGACGAGTCATCTGCTCGATCCAAAGCTGTTCCCGGAGTTGGATGTAGCATGGACCATCAGGCAGTATGACCGGATTCAAGAGTTGAATCAGGGGCGTCCGGAGGCACTTGCGGAACATCGTGGTGAGATTACTCGTGCGTTGACGGCATGGTCGGAGAATCAGTTTTTGCCACAGTATTATGATGTTCAGTCTTCGCCTTATCGTACCAATGAGTATTCACTAAAGCCCGGAGCAACGCTTCAATCGAACATTGAAACAAAGACAGGCCAACATTTAGACGAGCATGGGAAGCAGCAAACATCCGGGATTCAACCAATCGATCTGCTGTTATACGCGGCGGTCATGATTCTACGTTTTGAGCCCAGTTATAGCAAACCCAAAGGTGTGACTTTTCTGGAACTCGCGAAGCAACTCGGTAGCAAACGTGCGGCACGTATGATGACAGAAGGTAGCGGAACGTATGCGAAGGACGATATTGATGTGAAAACGGAAGAAGTGGAATGCAAAGCAAATGATGTATTTGCTCTGACGACCATTCACATTCGTAAGGAAGAGGCTGTTGCCTATCAACAGGCACTTACCTTTATCACTCATTTATTGAAACAGGGCTTTCCGAAAAGTTATAAAATCAAGCTCAAGTCCAGCGTAAAGCAGTATTTGCCGATCAAAGGACTCGCGAAGTCGGATACCCACCGATTCTTTGCCAATGCACTGGAGTACCCGGAGTTGCATCCACTCCTGGAAGAGTATGCGCGTGAGGCTATCCAGGAGTTTGAGTTCTACGAGGATACCGAGGGAGAGAAAAGCTGTATGCCGGGCAGTTATGCAACTTTTGGGCTGGGGCTCGTGGATGAGCGGTATTTCCCGCTGGTTGAATATTACATGGGCGATGTGGATGATGAGCATCAGTTAATTCAGGACAAGTTTATTGCGGCATTTGTAGAAAAACAGGGTGTAACGGTTCAATCCATACCTGCGTTAGTCGCCAGCTTGCGTCGTTCGACTGATAGTCTGAAGCTTAAGATTCAGCCCGAGCTGGAGAATGAGGAAATACTCGAACAGTTGGTTAGACAGATTCAAGGACTCGAAAGTTATGAGGCAGAACATGTGCTTTATCCGATCTTCGGTAAAGTGGAGAAGCTCACAACGCTCGCTCGCAAAGCGGAGGGAAGACGGAAGGAATTATTGCTGGAACTGTTGCAGGCCGCAGGGAAATAA
- a CDS encoding DUF7662 domain-containing protein, translating to MSYSKYFPLENYLNQVSITLTYAELEEILGFTLPPTAYNREQWWVNNSNNHTQALSWLNAGWKVENVILGKQVTFVRCES from the coding sequence ATGAGCTACAGCAAATACTTCCCCTTGGAAAACTATTTGAATCAAGTTTCAATCACCCTTACATACGCAGAGCTTGAGGAGATTCTCGGATTTACGTTACCCCCTACAGCGTATAATCGCGAACAATGGTGGGTGAATAATTCTAATAATCATACACAGGCACTATCCTGGTTAAATGCCGGATGGAAGGTTGAGAATGTGATTCTAGGAAAACAAGTAACTTTTGTCCGCTGCGAGTCATAA
- a CDS encoding extracellular solute-binding protein — protein sequence MYRKMMTALLAITMVAVTACSSGAKEEPAKEAAAPLALQDGKYEPAVQMSYLRAWNDDTKFKNGETAQNNVHTKWAKERLGIDLTTPWAVSVTNDAFYTKLRLSLSANEELPDIVSIRGDYNLVRELIESGKFANAGELFDKYASDTWKQASESALEEWYPYMYEGERYGIPIFDYAYNGDSVMFIREDWLKKLGLEEPKTMDELVTVMDAFTNQDPDGNGKKDTYGLTVGMKNALNTWMTESGWIFGMYNTMPGQWNDAGDGTLQYGSIQPGVKEGLATMKDWLSKGYLPKEAGVYDEIKAAELFTAGKAGIIVGPHWMPNWPIDDVKKNVDGATYKAIALPTGPTGESHQHGSGASNGVVLINKDMANPEIFFTYQNYLFDNFANPEVGSEFEHGFAQGYDYDIVDGKVVGEAEVKDGVSPLKYTITYDGARIPNLMMDTLAELAKGKEPETPFEKNTEIANKPEVFVAAEVVVANKDNAIKSKFTGAPTETMKMKQDAIDKLEKDTFSKIIYGQVGIEEFDTFVTKWKSMGGDDITAEVNEWYKTVN from the coding sequence ATGTATAGAAAAATGATGACGGCATTGCTCGCAATCACGATGGTTGCCGTAACGGCATGTAGTTCGGGGGCCAAGGAAGAACCGGCGAAGGAAGCCGCTGCACCACTTGCTCTGCAAGATGGGAAGTATGAACCGGCGGTACAGATGAGTTATTTGCGGGCCTGGAATGATGATACGAAATTCAAGAACGGGGAAACGGCACAGAACAATGTGCATACCAAATGGGCCAAGGAACGACTGGGCATCGATCTGACCACACCGTGGGCTGTATCGGTGACCAATGATGCATTTTATACGAAATTACGCTTGTCCCTGTCCGCTAACGAAGAACTGCCGGATATTGTCTCCATTCGGGGTGATTACAATCTGGTAAGGGAATTAATTGAGTCTGGCAAGTTTGCCAATGCAGGCGAGTTGTTTGACAAGTATGCTTCGGACACATGGAAACAGGCATCTGAATCGGCGCTGGAGGAATGGTATCCGTACATGTATGAGGGAGAGCGTTATGGCATTCCAATCTTCGATTATGCGTACAACGGCGATTCGGTCATGTTCATTCGGGAGGACTGGCTGAAAAAACTGGGGCTGGAAGAACCAAAAACTATGGATGAGCTGGTTACGGTCATGGATGCTTTTACGAATCAGGACCCCGATGGGAACGGTAAGAAAGATACGTATGGTCTGACCGTGGGCATGAAAAATGCGCTCAATACCTGGATGACGGAATCCGGCTGGATTTTCGGCATGTACAACACGATGCCTGGACAGTGGAATGATGCCGGAGATGGAACACTGCAATATGGCTCCATTCAGCCAGGTGTGAAGGAAGGGCTTGCAACGATGAAAGATTGGTTGTCCAAAGGTTATCTGCCCAAAGAAGCAGGCGTATATGACGAGATCAAAGCAGCAGAATTGTTCACCGCAGGTAAAGCAGGCATTATCGTTGGGCCACACTGGATGCCAAACTGGCCGATTGATGATGTGAAGAAAAATGTGGATGGTGCCACGTACAAGGCCATTGCCTTACCTACAGGGCCAACAGGCGAGAGCCACCAACATGGTTCTGGTGCAAGTAACGGCGTTGTGCTGATTAACAAAGACATGGCGAACCCGGAGATTTTCTTCACGTATCAGAATTATCTGTTCGACAACTTTGCCAATCCAGAAGTGGGCAGCGAATTCGAACATGGCTTCGCGCAAGGATATGACTATGACATCGTGGATGGCAAAGTCGTTGGTGAAGCTGAAGTGAAGGACGGCGTATCACCACTCAAATATACGATTACGTATGACGGTGCACGGATTCCAAATCTGATGATGGATACGCTGGCGGAACTTGCGAAGGGTAAGGAACCGGAGACTCCTTTTGAGAAAAATACGGAAATTGCCAACAAACCGGAAGTGTTTGTAGCCGCTGAGGTGGTCGTTGCGAATAAAGATAACGCGATCAAGAGCAAGTTCACGGGAGCACCGACCGAGACGATGAAAATGAAACAGGATGCGATCGACAAGCTGGAGAAGGATACGTTCAGCAAGATCATCTATGGTCAGGTGGGCATTGAGGAATTTGATACATTTGTGACGAAGTGGAAGTCCATGGGCGGCGATGATATTACCGCCGAAGTGAACGAGTGGTATAAGACAGTCAATTAA